The nucleotide window CCCCGGACCACCCTATCGATTTCGAATTTGTGCTCAACGGCTTGATGCTCGGCATGGAGCATGACCTCCTGGTTGGCAATCTGCAGATGATCCGGGCGCTTGGCGGCGCAATCGCACAGCGCGACACCGGTACCGACGAACACAACGCCCGGGTGACGCTGTATGCTCATAGTCTCGGACAGAAGGCCGGTTTCGGATCCGAGCGCCTGCAAGCGCTCCTCAAAGGCTCGTTCGTGCACGACATCGGCAAAATCGGGATTCGAGACGGTATCCTGCTCAAAGTCGACCGGCTCAGCGAAAAGGAGCTGGCCACGATGCACTCTCACGCAGTGCTCGGCTGCCGGATAATCAAAGGCGTACGATGGCTGGCCGATGCGTACGATGTCGTGCGGCATCACCACGAACGATACGACGGACTGGGGTATCCCGACGGGCTGTCGGGGGAATCGATTCCCATAACGGCGCGCGCGTTTGCAATCGCCGACGTATTCGACGCTTTGACGTCGGAGCGTGCGTACAAGCCTGCCCTGTCGTGCGAACAGGCCCTCATCCAGATGGAAGCCGAGCGGGGAAGACATTTCGATCCGGACCTGCTCGACATCTTTCTGCAAATCGCGACAGACCTGTGCGAGTCAATCGTCGCCCGCCCCCTCGCCGAACTTGACAATATGGTTGTCGAGGTAATCACACGCGTGTTCGGGGTCAACCCGTCGAGCGAGTACGTTGCCACCGACGAATTCAAACAGCGATACAGCGGTCACTAGTGCCCATCGTGTTTCCCCGCTGTCTACCGAGCTCGGTCGAGATTCTGAATCCGTGACGTGGTTTCCAACGGCATCCGGCTGATGCCGCGTTCAAGGTCCAACAGCGCCCGCTTCCGCCACAGCTTGCCGCCGTAGCCTCGAAGGTTCCCGTTGGATTCGATTACCCGATGGCATGGGATGACGATTGCAAGGTAATTGGCCCCGTTGGCGCGTCCGACCGCTCGCGAGGCACCGGGTTTATCGAGCGATGCAGCAATCTGACCGTACGATCGCGTCTCGCCATACGGTATGCCGAGCAACTCGCGCCAGACCAGCTGCTCGAATGCCGTGCCGGTTACGTCGATCGGCACGGTGAATTCCCGCAGTTGCCGATCGAAATATGCGCGCAGTTCTCGCCCGAGGGCTGCGAGGTGTGCGCTGCTGCCTTCGACCAGATCGCATCGATACCGTTTGATTACCCGCGCTCTGATGTGATGGACTCCTCCGCGGTCGTGCCACTCCAGAAATGAGACGCCGTTCTCGGTTGCACCGGCAATCATCGGGCCGAGCGGGGATTCCAGATCGGTTATCCACATTTTACGCATGTGTTTGACTCCTGCCCGGCGTGATGCCGAACTCCCGTCGAAATGCGTCGCGGAAGCCCGACGATGACTCATAGCCGCATTCATAGGCTGCGCTCAGGTAGTTCGCACCGGAGGCCAACAGCTCCCGCGCATACAACAGGCGCTGCCGACGGTTAAACGCCAGCGGCGTCATGCCGAGGTGATGACGGAAATGACGACGGATCGTAGTGATATCAACGCCGGCTGTCTGAGCGAGCATTCGTTCCGTCAGGCGCCGCGTCCGATGTTCGCGCATGAACGCCACCACCTGCCGCACCCATTCCGGCAGCACGTCGGGATAACGGTCGGACCTGCACCGTTTGCAGCCGCGCAACCCGGCGGCGATCGCCTCTTCGCGAGTCGCGTAAAACCGGACGTTTTTCAACAAGGGGAGGCGGGCCGGGCATGACGGCAGGCAATAAATACCGGTTGAACGCACGCCGACATAAAAGCGGCCGTCGTACCGCCGGTCGTTGGTCCGCATCGCCCGCACCATCGTCTCGTAGGAAAGCTGTATCATGACGGAAAAATGCGGCAGACATCGGGGCGGCGCTACCGGAAATCGGGCGCCGATATGAAAAACTGCAGATAAGATTCGGCCGGCGCGCACTCTATTTAACGGGCCCGTCTCCGGACTGCAGAGGGGGCCGGAACCTTATGCCTCGCTTCCGTGTAGACTAGTAGCGTACTTGCCGCTTGCCATCCCGTACGGCGTATGCGATCATTGGACCAACGAACACTCACCCGACCGAAAGGACCGCTATGCCGACCGAAGCGACTCGCGCCGATTCCATCCCCCAGCGGAGCGATATCGACCCGAAACACACCTGGAATCTGGCGGACATTTATTCCGACGAGGCGGCCTGGGAAGCCGATTTCGCCAAGGCCAAAACACTCATCGACACCGCCGACTCCTTCCGAGGCAAACTGGCCGAATCCCCGGATACCCTCTGGCGGTGTTTCGAAACGAGTTCGGCGTTGCGTCGCGTGTTGTCCGCCCTGCATCAGTATGCGTACCTCAGCAAAGACCTGGACAACCGCGTATCCCGATACCAGGAGATGAACGACCGGGTGGCGATGCTTGGTTCGCAGGCGGGGGCGGCATTTTCTTTTGTCGAACCGGAACTGCTGGCTATCGACGAGGCCGAGCTACGGTCGCTGGCCGCGCGATTTCCGCGAACTGACGTCTATGACCTGTATATCCGGGAATTGATCCGGTCGCGCGCACACATTCGCTCAGGGGAGGTCGAGGAAGTGCTGGCGCTGATGAGCATGGTATCGCGAGGGCCGGACAATATTTTCAGTATGCTCGACGATGCCGATATGACCTACCCGTCCGTGCTCGATGAATCCGGCAATCAGGTCCAGTTAACCAAGCAGCGTTATGCGAAATTCCTCGACTCGGCCGACCGGCGCGTCCGCCGCGACGTCAACGAGGCGTTTTATTCGAGCTATCGCAACCACGTCAACACCA belongs to Candidatus Zixiibacteriota bacterium and includes:
- a CDS encoding HD domain-containing phosphohydrolase; amino-acid sequence: MLTSDTRRRIAALLDDSAVRQIIVEELSAVCHQKPPDMTIEVFGHEVARLILLSLHEQLRDECDRQLGRERAMRAIDRTTPPDHPIDFEFVLNGLMLGMEHDLLVGNLQMIRALGGAIAQRDTGTDEHNARVTLYAHSLGQKAGFGSERLQALLKGSFVHDIGKIGIRDGILLKVDRLSEKELATMHSHAVLGCRIIKGVRWLADAYDVVRHHHERYDGLGYPDGLSGESIPITARAFAIADVFDALTSERAYKPALSCEQALIQMEAERGRHFDPDLLDIFLQIATDLCESIVARPLAELDNMVVEVITRVFGVNPSSEYVATDEFKQRYSGH
- a CDS encoding methylated-DNA--[protein]-cysteine S-methyltransferase → MRKMWITDLESPLGPMIAGATENGVSFLEWHDRGGVHHIRARVIKRYRCDLVEGSSAHLAALGRELRAYFDRQLREFTVPIDVTGTAFEQLVWRELLGIPYGETRSYGQIAASLDKPGASRAVGRANGANYLAIVIPCHRVIESNGNLRGYGGKLWRKRALLDLERGISRMPLETTSRIQNLDRAR
- a CDS encoding Ada metal-binding domain-containing protein, with the translated sequence MIQLSYETMVRAMRTNDRRYDGRFYVGVRSTGIYCLPSCPARLPLLKNVRFYATREEAIAAGLRGCKRCRSDRYPDVLPEWVRQVVAFMREHRTRRLTERMLAQTAGVDITTIRRHFRHHLGMTPLAFNRRQRLLYARELLASGANYLSAAYECGYESSSGFRDAFRREFGITPGRSQTHA